GTGTTCGTGAGGTAGACGCAGTCGTTGTTCCAGTTCACGAGGTCCGAGGCGCTGCCGGCGGTGACGTCGCCGGCCATGAGCGAGTAGCCGTAGATGGTCTGGCCGACCGAGAGGCCGAGGTCGGTGAAGCGGATGAGAATGCCGACGAGGTAGAGGTCGTTGCTGTTCGGCGTGCCGCTGTTGGTGTCGAGCGTGGTGATCGACTGACCGCTGGCGAGATTGTCGCCGTTCGTGGTGGTGGAGCGAAGATATTTGGCGTTCGAGCCGTCGGGCGTGGCGACGGGATTGCCGAAGGTGTCGGGTTGGACGAGGAGGCCGGTGTTCGCGTAAGCGGTGGGAGCGTTGCTGACGCCGTTGACGGTGCCGACGGAGGTGAACGCAGCGATGCGGAAGCCGTCGCCGAAATTGCCGACGTTTTCCAAGTCGAAGAAGACGATGGCGTCGCCGGCCTGCACGGTGTAGCCGCCGGCGAAGGAGAAATCGATGCGCTCGATGTTCGAGTTGGTGGAGCTGGAGCCGTTCGCGAAGGGATTGCGGAGGCCTTGCGTGAGGTCGTTGCTGAGCATGACCTCGGAGAGGGTCGGCGTGGTGTCGCCTTTGCCGATGACGGTCGCGCTGCCGCCGCCAGTGGACGAATACTGGTAGAAGACGGTCGAGTTGTTGGGATTTCCCGCGCCGGTGTTGCGGCGGAAATTGACGGAGCTGGCGAGCGGGCCGTTGAAGCTGTAGGTGCCGAGCGAACTGGAGATGTATTCGACCGGCGTGTAAGTGTTGCTGTAGGTGATGTTGCCGGCGGTGCGATTCGTCGTGTCGACCGGGGTGCCGTAGTCGACGGCGGTCACCGCGATCTGTCCAAGGGCCCGGAGGGCGAGCGCGCCCGCGACCACGCTCGCGCAGAAGGCGCGGCGGAGGCGGTGATGCGGGCGGCTGAATTCCATGCCTCTCGTATGCGAGGGGCGTTCGGCTCAGTCAACGAAATAGGTGGAAATACCCAGTTGCAGTCGGGATAATTTGCAATGCGCGAGGTTTGGCGCACCGTAAAGTCGCGCTCGGTCTTACGTTAAATGTTAGGAGTTATCTGTTTAAGACCTTTGCGGAGTGTGCCGACCAAGACACCGAGCGCCAGAAGGGCGCCGCCGTAGAATTGGGGTTCGGGCACGGCGCGGGCGATCGTGCCGCCAAAAGCCGCGAAGTCGGCATTTCCCCACCCGTTGGGGTCCGTGGTGGTGGAGTAAACGGTGGAGTTGTTCCAGTTGACGAGATCGCTGCCGCTGGACGCGCTGACGTCGCCCGCCATGAGCGAATAGCCGTAGATTGTCTGACCGACGGAGAGGCCGAGATCGGTGAAGCGAATGAGAATGCCGACGAGGTAGAGATCGTAGGCGCCGGGGGTGCCGGCGTTGTAGTCGAGCGACGTGATCGACTGGCTGCTCGCGAGGTTGTCGCCGTTGGTGGTGGTGGAGAGCAGATAGCGGCCGTTTGTCCCCGTCGGAGTATTCACGGGATCGCCGAGGGTGCCCGGCGAGATGAGCAAGCCGGAGTTGGCGTAGGCGGTGGGGGCGTTGGCAGCGCCGTTGACGGTGCCGACCGAAGTGTAGGCGGCCACGCGAAAGCCGTCGCCGCGATCGCCATAGTTCTCGAGGTCGAAC
This portion of the Opitutia bacterium genome encodes:
- a CDS encoding PEP-CTERM sorting domain-containing protein, giving the protein MEFSRPHHRLRRAFCASVVAGALALRALGQIAVTAVDYGTPVDTTNRTAGNITYSNTYTPVEYISSSLGTYSFNGPLASSVNFRRNTGAGNPNNSTVFYQYSSTGGGSATVIGKGDTTPTLSEVMLSNDLTQGLRNPFANGSSSTNSNIERIDFSFAGGYTVQAGDAIVFFDLENVGNFGDGFRIAAFTSVGTVNGVSNAPTAYANTGLLVQPDTFGNPVATPDGSNAKYLRSTTTNGDNLASGQSITTLDTNSGTPNSNDLYLVGILIRFTDLGLSVGQTIYGYSLMAGDVTAGSASDLVNWNNDCVYLTNTDANTWGNMDFMGFGAQISRPVPEPSTYGALFLGAGLAIFGLRRWRQSRVA